In Salana multivorans, a single genomic region encodes these proteins:
- a CDS encoding metal-dependent transcriptional regulator: MAQDYLKAVWNAGEWSSQALTVKQLARRLGVTQGTASEGVRRLAESGYIAHERYGRVELTEAGRLAALAVVRRHRLVETLLVDTFGYAWDEVHEEAEILEHAISDELLRRIDAHLGHPTHDPHGDPIPSADGVITIPEARTLGELEAGECGVVSRVSDADPELLQRLAVGGVVPGRHVVVVDRDEASALAMLAASPHVDRVDGTDDAGADGDADADGTRATGAQGAAGTSVVPAGTKLQPYGLPALRAVWVTPG; the protein is encoded by the coding sequence GTGGCTCAGGACTACCTCAAGGCGGTCTGGAACGCCGGGGAGTGGTCGAGCCAGGCGCTCACGGTCAAGCAGCTCGCGCGGCGGCTCGGGGTGACCCAGGGCACCGCGTCCGAGGGTGTGCGGCGCCTCGCGGAGTCGGGCTACATCGCGCACGAGCGCTACGGGCGCGTCGAGCTCACCGAGGCCGGCCGGCTCGCCGCGCTGGCCGTCGTCCGTCGCCACCGGCTGGTGGAGACGCTGCTCGTCGACACCTTCGGCTACGCCTGGGACGAGGTGCACGAGGAGGCCGAGATCCTCGAGCACGCCATCTCCGACGAGCTGCTGCGCCGGATCGACGCCCACCTCGGTCACCCGACGCACGACCCGCACGGCGACCCGATCCCGAGCGCCGACGGCGTCATCACGATCCCGGAGGCCCGCACGCTCGGCGAGCTCGAGGCGGGGGAGTGCGGCGTCGTCAGCCGGGTGTCCGACGCCGATCCCGAGCTGCTCCAGCGCCTCGCCGTCGGCGGGGTGGTGCCCGGCCGGCACGTCGTCGTCGTCGATCGCGACGAGGCGTCGGCGCTGGCGATGCTCGCCGCGTCCCCGCACGTCGACCGCGTCGACGGGACGGACGACGCTGGTGCGGACGGCGACGCTGATGCGGACGGCACACGCGCAACCGGCGCTCAGGGCGCCGCGGGCACCTCGGTCGTCCCCGCGGGGACGAAGCTGCAGCCCTACGGCCTACCGG
- the gatC gene encoding Asp-tRNA(Asn)/Glu-tRNA(Gln) amidotransferase subunit GatC, with protein sequence MPTFSTDEVARLAALARIDLTDAELTRLAAELEVIAHAVEKVSEIASADVPATSHPIPLVNVWREDVPVATLDRDEVLAQAPAAEDGRFAVPQILGEE encoded by the coding sequence ATGCCCACGTTCTCCACCGACGAGGTCGCGCGCCTGGCCGCCCTCGCCCGGATCGACCTCACCGACGCCGAGCTGACCAGGCTCGCCGCCGAGCTCGAGGTGATCGCGCACGCCGTCGAGAAGGTCAGCGAGATCGCCTCGGCCGACGTCCCCGCCACGAGCCACCCCATCCCGCTCGTGAACGTCTGGCGCGAGGACGTCCCCGTCGCGACGCTCGACCGGGACGAGGTCCTCGCGCAGGCCCCGGCCGCCGAGGACGGCCGCTTCGCCGTCCCGCAGATCCTCGGCGAGGAGTGA
- a CDS encoding TetR/AcrR family transcriptional regulator, with translation MSFTTSPRAPGLRERKKAARHAAFVDAARELVRSHGLDGVTIEDICQRVGVSPRTFFNYFASKEDVVLGIGVEDGARSPIPVELVEAFAAGGPSGVLVDDLAALVASILDDPVTGPQRVECVMGIIEAEPRLIGRELRMMEERRIALQSLLERRELTAPTGIAPAVTASLLMAFVRAAVELWNESGQAGRAADYLPTTRDQLRRLVLLGEATPASSPSPNEPKEEPQ, from the coding sequence GTGTCATTCACCACGAGTCCCCGGGCCCCCGGCCTGCGCGAGCGGAAGAAGGCGGCGCGGCACGCCGCCTTCGTCGACGCGGCACGCGAGCTCGTCAGGTCCCACGGCCTCGACGGCGTCACGATCGAGGACATCTGCCAGCGTGTCGGCGTCTCGCCCCGGACCTTCTTCAACTACTTCGCCTCGAAGGAGGACGTCGTCCTGGGGATCGGCGTCGAGGACGGCGCCCGCAGCCCGATCCCGGTCGAGCTCGTCGAGGCCTTCGCGGCCGGTGGGCCGAGCGGTGTCCTCGTCGACGACCTGGCCGCTCTCGTCGCGTCGATCCTCGACGACCCGGTCACCGGTCCCCAGCGCGTCGAGTGCGTCATGGGGATCATCGAGGCGGAGCCCCGCCTCATCGGCCGCGAGCTCCGCATGATGGAGGAGCGGCGGATCGCGCTCCAGTCGCTCCTCGAGCGGCGCGAGCTGACGGCGCCGACCGGCATCGCGCCCGCGGTGACGGCCTCGCTCCTCATGGCCTTCGTCCGCGCGGCGGTCGAGCTCTGGAACGAGTCCGGTCAGGCCGGCCGGGCAGCCGACTACCTCCCCACGACCAGGGACCAGCTCCGGCGGCTGGTCCTTCTCGGCGAGGCGACGCCCGCGTCGTCCCCGTCACCGAACGAACCAAAGGAAGAACCGCAGTGA
- a CDS encoding biotin-dependent carboxyltransferase family protein yields MTRGRLRVVDPGPLTLTVDAGRRGMARWGVAPGGPFDRAASDRANALVGNDPAAATLEVLLGPLVLEATRAAVVAVTGPAAVRVGDLPVEVERPFAVPAGARLTVRAVGGARVWLAVAGGVDVPPVLGSRSRDTLAGLGPSPLAAGDVLPVGDAISPDRYAAAGQPSAVAVQHRVGASGSLAVELPVLPPPRPETLAPTAWDDLLRCAWTVAAECDRVAIRLRGEPALAAPEASAASEGLVAGAVQLPPSGLPLVFGPDHPLTGGYPVIGVVTASGLGELAQLRPGDGVRFVPR; encoded by the coding sequence ATGACCCGGGGCCGGCTGCGCGTCGTCGATCCCGGTCCGCTCACCCTGACGGTCGATGCCGGACGCCGGGGCATGGCTCGCTGGGGCGTGGCGCCCGGCGGACCCTTCGACCGCGCCGCGAGCGACCGGGCGAACGCGCTGGTCGGGAACGACCCGGCGGCCGCGACGCTCGAGGTGCTGCTCGGCCCGCTCGTGCTCGAGGCGACCAGGGCCGCCGTCGTCGCCGTGACCGGGCCGGCCGCCGTGCGGGTCGGCGACCTCCCCGTCGAGGTCGAGCGTCCCTTCGCGGTGCCGGCCGGCGCGCGGCTCACCGTGCGCGCGGTCGGCGGCGCGCGGGTCTGGCTGGCCGTGGCCGGGGGTGTCGACGTGCCACCCGTCCTCGGCTCGCGCTCGCGGGACACGCTCGCCGGCCTCGGACCGTCCCCGCTGGCGGCCGGCGACGTCCTGCCGGTGGGCGACGCGATCTCGCCCGACCGGTACGCCGCGGCCGGGCAGCCGTCCGCCGTCGCCGTCCAGCACCGCGTGGGAGCCTCCGGTTCGCTGGCCGTCGAGCTCCCGGTCCTGCCGCCGCCGCGCCCCGAGACGCTCGCCCCGACGGCGTGGGACGACCTGCTGCGCTGCGCCTGGACGGTGGCGGCCGAGTGCGACCGCGTGGCGATCCGGCTGCGCGGCGAGCCGGCGCTCGCGGCACCCGAGGCGAGCGCCGCGTCCGAGGGCCTCGTCGCGGGGGCCGTCCAGCTCCCGCCGAGCGGCCTGCCGCTCGTCTTCGGCCCCGACCACCCGCTCACCGGTGGCTACCCGGTGATCGGCGTCGTGACGGCCTCCGGGCTCGGCGAGCTGGCGCAGCTTCGTCCTGGTGACGGGGTGCGGTTCGTGCCACGATGA
- a CDS encoding pilus assembly protein CpaE: protein MIAPDLARLLAAAGLVWTPRSGDVFTIPGATPDASPDPDAEHYVVSELTIEPRTYPTGTILAFNGTTEWALDSVAAEDALWLPREDQLREALGPGFVALRRTATGYAVEDDAGESHLGSSAADALGEALLARLRGSS, encoded by the coding sequence ATGATCGCCCCGGACCTCGCCCGTCTCCTCGCCGCCGCCGGGCTCGTCTGGACGCCCCGGTCCGGCGACGTCTTCACGATCCCCGGTGCCACGCCCGATGCCTCGCCCGACCCGGACGCGGAGCACTACGTCGTCTCAGAGCTGACGATCGAGCCGCGCACCTACCCGACCGGCACGATCCTCGCCTTCAACGGCACCACCGAGTGGGCGCTGGACTCGGTCGCGGCCGAGGACGCGCTCTGGCTGCCGCGCGAGGACCAGCTCCGCGAGGCGCTGGGACCCGGGTTCGTCGCGCTGCGGCGGACCGCGACCGGCTACGCCGTGGAGGACGACGCGGGGGAGAGCCACCTCGGTTCCAGCGCCGCCGACGCCCTCGGCGAGGCGCTCCTCGCCCGCCTGCGGGGATCGTCGTGA
- the gatB gene encoding Asp-tRNA(Asn)/Glu-tRNA(Gln) amidotransferase subunit GatB has product MTTTPTPSLVEYEDAVARFDPVLGIEVHVELGTATKMFDGAPVTFGAEPNTQVTPVSLGLPGALPSLNRAAVESAIRIGLALNCEIAASCRFARKNYFYPDIPKNFQTSQYDEPIAHDGWIDVELEDGTVVRVEIERAHMEEDAGKNTHVGGHDGRLQGAEYSLVDYNRAGIPLVEIVTRPILGTGERAPEVAAAYVRTLRDIFRTLGVSEARMERGNVRADVNVSLRPSPESPLGTRTETKNVNSFRSVDRAVRFEISRQAAVLDAGLSVIQETRHFHETDGTTSPGRVKSDAEDYRYFPEPDLVPIEPDRAWVEELRSGLPELPAARRRRLHTEWGFADAEMRDVVNAGALDLIEASVAAGTTPAAARKWWMGELARIASSSETALEDLPITPAQVAQLQQLVDAGRINDKLARQVLAGVLAGEGSPEDVVAARGLEVVSDDGQLLEAIDAALAAQPDIAEKIRGGNLGPIGAVIGAVMKATRGQADAGRVRELVLERVQA; this is encoded by the coding sequence GTGACCACGACCCCCACGCCGTCCCTGGTCGAGTACGAGGACGCCGTCGCGCGCTTCGACCCCGTGCTCGGGATCGAGGTGCACGTCGAGCTCGGCACCGCGACGAAGATGTTCGACGGTGCGCCCGTCACCTTCGGCGCCGAGCCGAACACGCAGGTGACGCCCGTCTCGCTCGGCCTGCCGGGCGCGCTGCCGAGCCTCAACCGCGCCGCGGTCGAGTCGGCGATCCGGATCGGGCTCGCGCTCAACTGCGAGATCGCGGCGTCGTGCCGGTTCGCGCGGAAGAACTACTTCTACCCGGACATCCCGAAGAACTTCCAGACGTCGCAGTACGACGAGCCGATCGCCCACGACGGGTGGATCGACGTCGAGCTCGAGGACGGCACGGTCGTCCGCGTCGAGATCGAGCGGGCGCACATGGAGGAGGACGCGGGCAAGAACACCCACGTCGGGGGCCACGACGGCCGCCTCCAGGGCGCCGAGTACTCCCTCGTCGACTACAACCGCGCCGGCATCCCGCTCGTCGAGATCGTGACGCGGCCCATCCTCGGCACCGGCGAGCGCGCACCCGAGGTCGCCGCGGCCTACGTCCGCACGCTGCGCGACATCTTCCGCACGCTCGGCGTGTCCGAGGCCCGGATGGAGCGCGGCAATGTCCGCGCCGACGTCAACGTTTCCCTTCGCCCCTCGCCCGAGTCCCCGCTCGGGACGCGCACCGAGACGAAGAACGTCAACTCCTTCCGCTCCGTCGACCGCGCGGTCCGGTTCGAGATCTCGCGGCAGGCCGCCGTGCTCGACGCGGGCCTGTCCGTGATCCAGGAGACGCGTCACTTCCACGAGACCGACGGCACGACGTCGCCCGGCCGGGTCAAGTCCGACGCCGAGGACTACCGCTACTTCCCGGAGCCCGACCTCGTCCCGATCGAGCCCGACCGGGCGTGGGTCGAGGAGCTGCGCTCGGGACTGCCCGAGCTCCCGGCGGCCCGTCGCCGGCGGCTGCACACCGAGTGGGGCTTCGCCGACGCCGAGATGCGCGACGTGGTCAACGCCGGTGCGCTCGACCTCATCGAGGCCAGCGTCGCCGCCGGCACGACGCCCGCCGCCGCGCGCAAGTGGTGGATGGGTGAGCTGGCGCGCATCGCGTCCTCGAGCGAGACCGCGCTCGAGGACCTCCCGATCACGCCGGCCCAGGTCGCGCAGCTCCAGCAGCTCGTCGACGCCGGCCGGATCAACGACAAGCTGGCCCGCCAGGTGCTCGCGGGCGTGCTCGCCGGCGAGGGGTCGCCCGAGGACGTCGTGGCCGCGCGCGGGCTCGAGGTCGTCTCGGACGACGGGCAGCTGCTCGAGGCGATCGACGCGGCGCTGGCCGCGCAGCCCGACATCGCGGAGAAGATCCGCGGCGGCAACCTCGGCCCGATCGGCGCCGTCATCGGTGCCGTGATGAAGGCGACGCGCGGTCAGGCCGACGCCGGCCGCGTGCGCGAGCTGGTCCTGGAGAGGGTGCAGGCCTGA
- a CDS encoding 5-oxoprolinase subunit B family protein — MSAGRPEDAQAVALRPYGEDALLVDVPDAERARALGRRLVAELPGLVVDAVPSAVSVLVRLAPGWPTEHARDVVAGLVAGPAADVAGPAADPAGAVVEIPVAYDGADLAEVAARCGLTPAEVVQRHTARTYTAAFAGFAPGFVYLEGLDPLLVLPRRDDPRTRVPAGSVAIAADHTAVYPRESPGGWHLLGRTDVAMFDAAADPPARVRPGDRVRFVAVNLDVDAAVDAAVDAGAGAGR, encoded by the coding sequence ATGAGCGCGGGTCGGCCCGAGGACGCCCAGGCGGTCGCGCTCCGCCCGTACGGCGAGGATGCCCTCCTCGTCGACGTCCCCGACGCCGAGCGGGCCCGCGCCCTCGGGCGCCGGCTCGTCGCCGAGCTGCCGGGTCTCGTGGTGGACGCCGTGCCCTCGGCCGTCTCCGTCCTCGTCCGGCTGGCGCCGGGCTGGCCGACGGAGCACGCCCGGGACGTGGTCGCGGGGCTCGTCGCCGGTCCGGCCGCCGACGTCGCCGGTCCGGCCGCCGACCCGGCCGGCGCCGTCGTCGAGATCCCCGTCGCCTACGACGGGGCCGACCTGGCCGAGGTCGCCGCCCGGTGCGGGCTGACGCCGGCCGAGGTGGTCCAGCGGCACACGGCCCGCACCTACACCGCGGCCTTCGCCGGTTTCGCGCCCGGCTTCGTCTACCTCGAGGGGCTCGACCCCCTCCTGGTGCTCCCGCGTCGTGACGACCCGCGCACGCGGGTCCCGGCCGGGTCGGTCGCGATCGCCGCGGACCACACCGCCGTCTACCCGCGCGAGAGCCCGGGTGGCTGGCACCTGCTCGGGCGCACCGACGTCGCCATGTTCGACGCGGCCGCGGACCCGCCCGCCCGCGTCCGGCCGGGCGACCGGGTGAGGTTCGTCGCCGTGAACCTCGACGTCGACGCGGCGGTGGACGCAGCCGTGGACGCTGGCGCGGGAGCCGGGCGATGA
- a CDS encoding 5-oxoprolinase subunit PxpA: MTARPIGLNADLGEGAGSDDDLLALVTAASIACGGHAGDPASMRTAVRAAADRGVAVGAHPSYLDRDGFGRRDLAVPLVELRRQVLAQVRDLGRVADDAGVAVTHLKAHGALYNAAMVRADLALLLTEVAATALATPLPVYALPGSALATTADEAGLPVVREGFADRAVRPDGTLVPRSEPGAVLRDAAEVRGRMAILAPLVDTVCVHGDTPGALLIARAARDGLVDAGYGLVGAGPR, translated from the coding sequence GTGACCGCTCGCCCGATCGGCCTCAACGCCGACCTCGGCGAGGGGGCCGGCAGCGACGACGACCTGCTCGCGCTCGTCACGGCGGCGTCGATCGCCTGCGGCGGCCACGCGGGCGACCCGGCCTCGATGCGGACGGCCGTGCGGGCCGCGGCCGACCGCGGCGTGGCGGTCGGTGCGCACCCCTCCTACCTCGACCGCGACGGCTTCGGACGGCGCGACCTCGCCGTTCCGCTCGTCGAGCTGCGCCGTCAGGTGCTCGCGCAGGTCCGCGACCTCGGCCGGGTCGCCGACGACGCCGGCGTCGCCGTCACGCACCTCAAGGCGCACGGCGCTCTCTACAACGCCGCGATGGTGCGCGCCGACCTCGCCCTCCTGCTGACCGAGGTCGCCGCGACGGCCCTCGCCACGCCGCTGCCGGTCTACGCGCTCCCGGGCTCGGCGCTCGCGACGACCGCGGACGAGGCGGGCCTTCCCGTCGTCCGCGAGGGGTTCGCCGACCGGGCCGTGCGCCCGGACGGCACGTTGGTGCCCCGCTCCGAGCCCGGCGCCGTCCTGCGCGACGCCGCCGAGGTGCGCGGACGCATGGCGATCCTCGCCCCGCTCGTCGACACGGTCTGCGTCCACGGCGACACCCCGGGCGCGCTGCTCATCGCGCGCGCCGCCCGGGACGGGCTGGTGGACGCCGGTTACGGCCTCGTCGGGGCCGGACCTCGATGA
- the gatA gene encoding Asp-tRNA(Asn)/Glu-tRNA(Gln) amidotransferase subunit GatA, whose amino-acid sequence MSATELTSSLTRRTAADLAALLRAGDVSAVEVATAHLDRIEAVEPAVHAFLHVDREDTLAQARAVDAERAAGGELHELAGVPVAVKDVVVTRGTPTTAGSRILEGWVPPYDATLVTRLRAAGMPMLGKTNMDEFAMGSSTEHSGYGPTHNPWDLDRIPGGSGGGSAAALAAFEAPLAIGTDTGGSIRQPASVTGTVGVKPTYGSVSRYGLVALASSLDQAGPCARTVLDAALLHEVIGGHDPLDATSLTGPAAGYADAARQGASGDLRGVRVGVVRELGGSGHEAGFQREVSAAFRRTVELLEGAGAEVVEVSCPSFTAALAAYYLILPAEASSNLAKFDGMRFGLRVEPVEGPVTAERVMAATRGAGFGSEVKRRIILGTYALSAGYYDAYYGSAQKVRTLIQRDFAAAFDAVDVLVSPTAPTTAFKLGEKLDDPLAMYLNDVATIPANLAGVPGISVPNGLDDAGLPIGLQILAPARADARLYRVGAAVEHLVTADRPGSAPIIDSIPAIPTEVAP is encoded by the coding sequence ATGAGCGCCACCGAGCTGACCAGCTCCCTCACCCGTCGCACCGCCGCCGACCTCGCCGCGCTGCTGCGTGCCGGCGACGTCAGCGCCGTCGAGGTCGCGACCGCCCACCTGGACCGGATCGAGGCCGTCGAGCCCGCCGTCCACGCCTTCCTCCACGTCGACCGCGAGGACACGCTCGCGCAGGCGCGCGCCGTCGACGCCGAGCGTGCCGCTGGCGGGGAGCTCCACGAGCTGGCGGGGGTGCCCGTCGCCGTCAAGGACGTCGTCGTCACCCGCGGCACCCCGACGACCGCCGGCTCCCGCATCCTCGAGGGCTGGGTGCCGCCGTACGACGCCACGCTCGTGACGCGGCTGCGCGCGGCCGGGATGCCGATGCTCGGCAAGACCAACATGGACGAGTTCGCGATGGGCTCCTCCACCGAGCACTCCGGGTACGGCCCCACCCACAACCCGTGGGACCTCGACCGCATCCCCGGCGGCTCCGGCGGCGGCAGCGCCGCGGCGCTCGCGGCCTTCGAGGCGCCCCTCGCGATCGGGACGGACACGGGCGGCTCGATCCGCCAGCCCGCGTCGGTCACGGGAACGGTGGGCGTCAAGCCGACCTACGGGTCGGTCTCGCGCTACGGGCTCGTCGCGCTGGCCTCCAGCCTCGACCAGGCCGGCCCGTGCGCCCGCACCGTGCTGGACGCCGCGCTGCTGCACGAGGTGATCGGCGGCCACGACCCGCTCGACGCCACGAGCCTCACCGGTCCGGCCGCGGGGTACGCGGACGCGGCCCGCCAGGGCGCGAGCGGCGACCTGCGCGGCGTCCGGGTCGGCGTCGTGCGCGAGCTCGGTGGCAGCGGCCACGAGGCGGGCTTCCAGCGCGAGGTCTCGGCGGCGTTCCGGCGCACGGTCGAGCTCCTCGAGGGCGCCGGCGCCGAGGTGGTCGAGGTGTCCTGCCCGTCCTTCACGGCCGCGCTCGCCGCGTACTACCTCATCCTTCCCGCCGAGGCGTCCAGCAACCTCGCCAAGTTCGACGGCATGCGCTTCGGCCTGCGCGTCGAGCCGGTCGAGGGGCCCGTGACCGCCGAGCGCGTCATGGCCGCCACGCGCGGCGCCGGCTTCGGCAGCGAGGTGAAGCGCCGGATCATCCTCGGTACCTACGCCCTCTCGGCGGGGTACTACGACGCGTACTACGGCAGCGCGCAGAAGGTCCGCACGCTCATCCAGCGCGACTTCGCCGCGGCGTTCGACGCCGTCGACGTGCTCGTCTCCCCGACGGCGCCGACCACGGCGTTCAAGCTCGGCGAGAAGCTGGACGACCCGCTGGCGATGTACCTCAACGACGTCGCGACGATCCCCGCCAACCTCGCGGGCGTCCCGGGCATCTCGGTGCCCAACGGCCTCGACGACGCCGGCCTCCCGATCGGGCTGCAGATCCTCGCGCCGGCCCGCGCCGACGCGCGCCTGTACCGGGTGGGTGCCGCCGTGGAGCACCTCGTGACGGCGGATCGACCGGGCTCCGCCCCGATCATCGACTCGATCCCCGCGATCCCCACGGAGGTGGCCCCGTGA
- a CDS encoding MDR family MFS transporter, translating into MTHTLEASAANEKAPVVLTKRTVWLIFGALMASMFLSSLDQSIVGTAMPTIVGELHGVEHQGWVITAYILAIAIVMPLYGKVGDVVGRRWPFIVAIALFTIGSAGAGFAGSFVDLVAWRAVQGLGGGGLMILSQAIIADIVPARERGKYMGPMGALFGIAAVIGPLLGGWFTEGPGWRWAFWINVPVGILAIVVAWFALRLPSHKDPNPFDVLGALFIVLGTSGIVLLTSWESLSGTRGYDWSNGRLVALAVGTLAAIAAFIVVELRAKDPIIPLRLFRNSTFTIATLIGLVLGMGMFSALGFLPTFLQMSTGAGVTESGWLMLPMMVGVMLTAISSGFAITKTGKYKIYPVLGLLITAGGMVWLTTITGDMSMVTFGAMIFTLGVGMGLVMQTIVLAVQNSVDPHEIGVATSSNNFFREIGAAVGIALFSTIFTTRLTDNLEPIFAAAGGGAEGGGPESLTPSAVAALPEPLHTQVIDAYTNSLAPSFWYFIPLVLVGFVLALFLKEVKLSTTAGMVARGEAIAEGDVMIEDAAPVGVTGVTDAADDAAAAYEAAVAGEVAIGADNDGNGRPGD; encoded by the coding sequence GTGACTCACACCCTCGAGGCGAGTGCGGCGAACGAGAAGGCCCCCGTGGTCCTCACGAAGCGCACCGTCTGGCTCATCTTCGGCGCCCTCATGGCGTCGATGTTCCTGTCCTCGCTCGACCAGTCGATCGTCGGGACGGCGATGCCGACGATCGTCGGCGAGCTCCACGGCGTCGAGCACCAGGGCTGGGTCATCACGGCCTACATCCTGGCGATCGCCATCGTCATGCCGCTGTACGGGAAGGTCGGCGACGTCGTCGGGCGGCGCTGGCCGTTCATCGTCGCGATCGCGCTGTTCACGATCGGGTCAGCGGGTGCCGGCTTCGCCGGCTCGTTCGTCGACCTGGTCGCGTGGCGCGCCGTCCAGGGCCTCGGCGGCGGTGGCCTCATGATCCTGTCGCAGGCGATCATCGCCGACATCGTCCCGGCCCGCGAGCGCGGGAAGTACATGGGCCCGATGGGTGCGCTGTTCGGCATCGCGGCCGTGATCGGCCCGCTGCTCGGTGGCTGGTTCACCGAGGGTCCGGGCTGGCGCTGGGCGTTCTGGATCAACGTGCCCGTCGGCATCCTCGCGATCGTCGTCGCGTGGTTCGCGCTCCGGCTGCCCTCGCACAAGGACCCGAACCCGTTCGACGTCCTCGGCGCCCTGTTCATCGTGCTCGGCACGTCGGGCATCGTCCTGCTGACGAGCTGGGAGTCGCTCAGCGGCACCCGCGGCTACGACTGGAGCAACGGCCGGCTGGTCGCGCTCGCCGTCGGCACGCTCGCCGCGATCGCGGCGTTCATCGTCGTCGAGCTGCGCGCCAAGGACCCGATCATCCCGCTGCGCCTGTTCCGCAACTCGACCTTCACGATCGCGACGCTCATCGGCCTCGTGCTCGGCATGGGCATGTTCTCGGCGCTCGGCTTCCTGCCGACGTTCCTGCAGATGTCGACGGGCGCCGGCGTGACCGAGTCCGGCTGGCTCATGCTGCCGATGATGGTCGGCGTCATGCTGACGGCGATCTCCTCCGGGTTCGCGATCACGAAGACGGGCAAGTACAAGATCTACCCGGTCCTCGGTCTCCTCATCACCGCGGGGGGCATGGTCTGGCTCACGACCATCACCGGCGACATGTCGATGGTGACGTTCGGTGCCATGATCTTCACGCTCGGCGTCGGCATGGGCCTCGTCATGCAGACGATCGTCCTCGCGGTGCAGAACTCGGTCGACCCGCACGAGATCGGCGTCGCGACCAGCTCGAACAACTTCTTCCGGGAGATCGGCGCGGCCGTCGGCATCGCGCTCTTCTCGACGATCTTCACGACGCGGCTCACCGACAACCTCGAGCCGATCTTCGCGGCCGCCGGTGGCGGCGCCGAGGGCGGCGGCCCGGAGTCGCTCACCCCGTCCGCGGTTGCCGCGCTCCCGGAGCCGCTGCACACCCAGGTCATCGACGCCTACACCAACTCGCTGGCGCCGTCGTTCTGGTACTTCATCCCGCTCGTGCTCGTCGGCTTCGTCCTCGCGCTGTTCCTCAAGGAGGTCAAGCTCTCCACGACCGCCGGCATGGTGGCGCGGGGCGAGGCCATCGCCGAGGGCGACGTGATGATCGAGGACGCCGCTCCCGTCGGCGTCACCGGCGTCACCGACGCGGCGGACGACGCTGCCGCGGCGTACGAGGCGGCGGTGGCCGGCGAGGTCGCGATCGGCGCGGACAACGACGGGAACGGTCGCCCCGGGGACTGA
- a CDS encoding LapA family protein: MSTSTSSTRAAGDDATVGTYVKKYWFPALLTVLAIVFIVVNSDDIRVNLIAVQVTAPAWLVYAILVVVGWIIGWFGHQRSVKRRARR; encoded by the coding sequence ATGAGCACATCGACGAGCTCCACCCGCGCCGCCGGCGACGATGCCACCGTCGGCACCTACGTGAAGAAGTACTGGTTCCCGGCGCTCCTGACGGTCCTCGCGATCGTCTTCATCGTCGTGAACAGCGACGACATCCGGGTCAACCTGATCGCGGTCCAGGTGACGGCCCCGGCCTGGCTCGTCTACGCGATCCTCGTCGTCGTCGGCTGGATCATCGGCTGGTTCGGCCACCAGCGCAGCGTCAAGCGTCGCGCCCGTCGGTAG